In Longimicrobiaceae bacterium, the sequence ATCCGCCAGGACGTCGTCGAGAAGGCGCACGAGTTCATCAAGGACCGCATTCTCGCACTCTCCCCTGAGGAGATGGAGATCCTGACGGCGGCAGTTCTCCGCGCCATGGGCTACAAAGCCCGCGTCACACCCAAAGGCGCCGACCGCGGCCGCGACGTCATTGCGTCGCCCGATGGGCTCGGCTTCCAGCAGCCACGCATCATCGCTGAAGTGAAACACCGTCGCCGGGACCCGATGGGCGCAGAACGGATCCGCAGTTTCCTCGGCGGCCTGCGCTCCGGCGACAGCGGCCTCTACGTGAGCACCGGCGGGTTTACCCGGGAGCCAAGTATGAGGCCGACCGCGCCACCATCCCCATCACCCTTGTGGACTTGGACGCTTTGGCGACGCTGGTGACAGAACACTATGACAGGTTCGACTCGGAAGGCCGCAGCTTGATCCCGCTCATCCGCGTCTACTGGCCGGCTTCATAAAGAAGGACCGCCGCACGGCAGGAGCCGGGCGGCGGTCTTCACATCTACCGAGCCTGCTTCGTTCAGCGCGCAGCCACGGACGACGAGGCGCCAGCGGGGACGTGGCTCTGGAGGTACGTCGTGAGCAGGGTGAAGAGGTGGCGCGTGGTGTTCTTGCCCTCGTAGATGCCGTGGGTGCGGTTGGGGTACTCCATCATCTGGAACTGCTTGTTCGCCGCGACGAGCGCATTCACCAGCGCCTCGGTGTTCTGGAAGTGCACGTTGTCGTCCCCGCTGCCGTGCACCACGAGGAGGTTGCCGCGCAGCCGGTCCACGAAGGTGAGCGCCGAGCCCTGCACGTAGTCGCTCAGGTTGAGCGACGGCAGGCCCAT encodes:
- a CDS encoding restriction endonuclease — protein: IRQDVVEKAHEFIKDRILALSPEEMEILTAAVLRAMGYKARVTPKGADRGRDVIASPDGLGFQQPRIIAEVKHRRRDPMGAERIRSFLGGLRSGDSGLYVSTGGFTREPSMRPTAPPSPSPLWTWTLWRRW